A genomic region of Papaver somniferum cultivar HN1 chromosome 7, ASM357369v1, whole genome shotgun sequence contains the following coding sequences:
- the LOC113298421 gene encoding ATP-dependent Clp protease proteolytic subunit 3, chloroplastic-like, which produces MEGALIIGTSVSSSSSRPSYCSVSGGGFRQFQKLNQEAATLHRRKPISIKAVKSSSFERGTRKTSTLSNDWELSDFAVPSMPPKFEELDPTNMLLRQRIIFLGSQVDDMTADLIISQLLFLDAEDQKKDIKLFINSPGGSVTAGMGIYDAMKLCKADVSTICFGLAASMGAFLLASGTKGKRFCMPNARVMIHQPLGTSGGKATEMGIRIREMMYHKIKLNKILSRITGKPEEQIEVDTDRDNFLNPWEAMQYGLVDGVIDDGKPGLVAPIAEARPPPKTRVWDQWKIEGSKKAKKNLPSEEKILLKKNGQDGVIVEQ; this is translated from the exons ATGGAGGGAGCTCTAATAATCGGCACATCcgtatcatcttcatcttccagaCCTTCGTACTGCTCTGTCAGTGGCGGAGGATTTAGACAGTTTCAGAAGCTCAATCAAGAAGCAGCAACTCTCCATCGGAGAAAACCAATATCTATTAAAGCAGTCAAAAGCTCCTCCTTTGAAAGAGGAACTAGAAAAACAAGTACTCTGTCAAATGACTGGGAGCTCTCGGATTTTGCGGTTCCTTCGATGCCGCCCAAGTTCGAAGAGTTGGACCCAACTAATATGCTCCTTCGACAGAGAATTATTTTTCTCGGCTCTCAG GTGGATGACATGACAGCAGATTTGATTATCAGTCAGCTTTTGTTTCTAGATGCAGAGGACCAGAAAAAAGACATCAAATTGTTCATAAATTCGCCTGGTGGCTCTGTAACTGCCG GTATGGGGATATATGATGCAATGAAGTTGTGTAAAGCAGATGTGTCAACCATATGCTTCGGTCTTGCAGCATCTATGGGTGCGTTTCTACTTGCTTCTGGTACAAAAGGGAAGAGATTTTGCATGCCAAATGCAAGAGTGATGATTCATCAACCCCTTGGAACTTCAGGGGGAAAA GCAACAGAAATGGGAATTCGGATAAGAGAAATGATGTATCACAAAATAAAGCTGAACAAGATTTTATCAAGGATAACGGGGAAGCCTGAGGAACAG ATCGAAGTGGACACAGACCGTGATAATTTTTTGAATCCATGGGAGGCAATGCAATATGGACTGGTGGATGGAGTTATTGATGATGGCAAGCCAGGGTTGGTTGCTCCCATTGCGGAGGCAAGGCCTCCTCCAAAAACTCGTGTTTGGGATCAATGGAAAATAGAAGGGAGTAAGAAGGCCAAAAAGAATTTGCCGTCGGAGGAAAAGATTTTGTTGAAGAAGAATGGGCAAGATGGTGTGATAGTAGAGCAGTAG